A DNA window from Centroberyx gerrardi isolate f3 chromosome 5, fCenGer3.hap1.cur.20231027, whole genome shotgun sequence contains the following coding sequences:
- the inavab gene encoding innate immunity activator b isoform X3, translated as MEGNGEISDTDSGIILHSGSDSPTTHTKDVTTHTRAMKLKHQALQDRLELCMLELKKLCIREAELTGRLSEDYPLFPGEKPPHVRRRIGAAFRLDEQSIPQGAEESELNLVDAELALQTKIFEAARKLCREDHLNKAIKRSRLQQCKREEKKLKELQETAFQLRLEHGRSSPRPAYNIAQQDLGTSDDSSLSDSAVHDEEVASQSSQPSSGLPYPTETDSPQPFPVSSQSSIDVSYMSPSVTSQALALTPSQSPHPSLEPMLSLDSSLVYDAPPIEHSPWTESSLDQPYQKTKKSRSSSKSKSSSPATTEVLPPLEACLGHSPLPLQLSHLRLCHSQSNSTPSTPEMRLHRQLSLRLSNTESPFGPEKDRGRTRCPRRRLTDYTVTLPEAPAPRVNYRSHASSEDSNSEQSSTSYTSSPCQEMPCDLPKQSPSAFQHQHYGPVGSLGPLAFPSTGFYQNTRHQSSPSIHKGYYSEEVGYPFDVDMARSYYVQQAPCPSNRYDYWYKEAAVHPQRAQRPLPPDVRLTHSPSLWEHPHYRSTGLPRQVVNEELKSWHWRNQFKGPRPRSLDRQGAVRVKNTPDRGSPLSQNQKYHEQA; from the exons ATGGAAGGCAACGGGGAGATCAGTGACACCGACAGCGGCATTATCCTTCATTCTG GTTCTGACAGTCCCACAACCCATACGAAGGATGTGACCACTCACACGCGGGCCATGAAGCTCAAACACCAGGCGCTCCAAGACCGACTGGAGCTCTGCATGCTGGAGCTGAAGAAACTCTGCATCCGAGAAGCT GAGCTGACAGGCCGGCTGTCAGAAGATTACCCGCTTTTCCCAGGAGAGAAGCCTCCTCACGTTCGAAGACGTATTGGAGCTGCATTCAGACTGGATGAACAAAGTATCCCTCAAGGAGCAGAG GAGTCAGAGCTGAATTTGGTGGATGCCGAGTTAGCGCTTCAGACGAAGATATTTGAGGCGGCGCGCAAACTCTGCCGAGAGGATCACCTGAATAAGGCTATTAAGAGGAGCCGGTTACAGCAATGCAAGCGGGAGGAGAAGAAACTCAAAGAGCTGCAAGAGACGGCCTTTCAGCTTCGACTGGAGCACGGCCGATCCTCGCCACGCCCTGCTTATAATATTGCACAGCAAG atctGGGTACTTCTGATGACAGTTCTCTGTCCGATTCAGCTGTTCACGACGAAG AAGTGGCCAGCCAGTCATCACAACCATCCTCTGGACTTCCTTATCCAACAGAGACAGATTCTCCCCAGCCGTTCCCCGTGTCCTCACAGTCCTCCATAGACGTCTCCTACATGTCTCCATCTGTGACCTCACAGGCCCTGGCACTGACCCCGAGCCAGTCTCCCCATCCGAGTCTTGAGCCCATGCTGAGTCTTGACTCTAGCCTTGTATATGACGCCCCTCCCATTGAGCACTCCCCCTGGACAGAGTCTAGTCTCGACCAACCTTATCAGAAGACCAAGAAGTCACGCTCCTCCAGTAAGAGCAAGTCAAG CAGTCCAGCCACTACTGAAGTGTTGCCACCGTTGGAGGCTTGCTTAGGACACTCTCCCCTGCCACTGCAACTTTCCCATCTCAGGCTGTGCCACTCCCAGTCGAACAGCACCCCCTCTACACCAGAGATGCGTCTGCACCGACAGCTCTCCCTCAG GTTATCCAACACTGAATCTCCATTTGGCCCAGAAAAGGATCGTGGTCGCACCAGATGTCCGAGGAGGCGACTGACGGATTACACAGTGACTTTACCAGAGGCTCCTGCCCCTAGGGTGAACTACAGAAGCCATGCTAGCTCTGAGGATAGTAACTCTGAACAGTCATCTACTTCTTACACAAGCTCCCCATGTCAAGAAATGCCCTGTGATCTGCCCAAACAAAGTCCGTCTGCATTCCAGCACCAGCACTATGGCCCAGTTGGCAGCCTTGGACCACTAGCCTTCCCAAGCACTGGCTTTTACCAGAATACCAGGCACCAGTCCAGCCCCAGCATTCACAAAGGCTACTACAGCGAGGAAGTGGGTTACCCATTTGATGTGGATATGGCACGGAGCTATTATGTCCAGCAGGCTCCCTGTCCTTCCAACAGATACGACTACTGGTATAAAGAGGCTGCTGTGCACCCTCAGAGAGCGCAGAGGCCCTTGCCTCCTGATGTCAGACTCACCCACTCACCCTCCCTATGGGAACATCCACACTACCGCTCTACTGGTCTCCCACGACAAGTGGTCAACGAAGAGCTGAAGTCATGGCACTGGCGTAACCAGTTCAAAGGACCCAGGCCCCGTTCCCTTGACAGACAGGGAGCGGTCAGAGTTAAGAACACACCAGACCGGGGGTCACCACTCTCCCAAAATCAGAAGTACCATGAACAG GCCTAA
- the inavab gene encoding innate immunity activator b isoform X1 has product MEGNGEISDTDSGIILHSGSDSPTTHTKDVTTHTRAMKLKHQALQDRLELCMLELKKLCIREAELTGRLSEDYPLFPGEKPPHVRRRIGAAFRLDEQSIPQGAEESELNLVDAELALQTKIFEAARKLCREDHLNKAIKRSRLQQCKREEKKLKELQETAFQLRLEHGRSSPRPAYNIAQQDLGTSDDSSLSDSAVHDEEVASQSSQPSSGLPYPTETDSPQPFPVSSQSSIDVSYMSPSVTSQALALTPSQSPHPSLEPMLSLDSSLVYDAPPIEHSPWTESSLDQPYQKTKKSRSSSKSKSSSPATTEVLPPLEACLGHSPLPLQLSHLRLCHSQSNSTPSTPEMRLHRQLSLRLSNTESPFGPEKDRGRTRCPRRRLTDYTVTLPEAPAPRVNYRSHASSEDSNSEQSSTSYTSSPCQEMPCDLPKQSPSAFQHQHYGPVGSLGPLAFPSTGFYQNTRHQSSPSIHKGYYSEEVGYPFDVDMARSYYVQQAPCPSNRYDYWYKEAAVHPQRAQRPLPPDVRLTHSPSLWEHPHYRSTGLPRQVVNEELKSWHWRNQFKGPRPRSLDRQGAVRVKNTPDRGSPLSQNQKYHEQIIQKRGLQRAADDAPVHWVVEDNSKIVSQV; this is encoded by the exons ATGGAAGGCAACGGGGAGATCAGTGACACCGACAGCGGCATTATCCTTCATTCTG GTTCTGACAGTCCCACAACCCATACGAAGGATGTGACCACTCACACGCGGGCCATGAAGCTCAAACACCAGGCGCTCCAAGACCGACTGGAGCTCTGCATGCTGGAGCTGAAGAAACTCTGCATCCGAGAAGCT GAGCTGACAGGCCGGCTGTCAGAAGATTACCCGCTTTTCCCAGGAGAGAAGCCTCCTCACGTTCGAAGACGTATTGGAGCTGCATTCAGACTGGATGAACAAAGTATCCCTCAAGGAGCAGAG GAGTCAGAGCTGAATTTGGTGGATGCCGAGTTAGCGCTTCAGACGAAGATATTTGAGGCGGCGCGCAAACTCTGCCGAGAGGATCACCTGAATAAGGCTATTAAGAGGAGCCGGTTACAGCAATGCAAGCGGGAGGAGAAGAAACTCAAAGAGCTGCAAGAGACGGCCTTTCAGCTTCGACTGGAGCACGGCCGATCCTCGCCACGCCCTGCTTATAATATTGCACAGCAAG atctGGGTACTTCTGATGACAGTTCTCTGTCCGATTCAGCTGTTCACGACGAAG AAGTGGCCAGCCAGTCATCACAACCATCCTCTGGACTTCCTTATCCAACAGAGACAGATTCTCCCCAGCCGTTCCCCGTGTCCTCACAGTCCTCCATAGACGTCTCCTACATGTCTCCATCTGTGACCTCACAGGCCCTGGCACTGACCCCGAGCCAGTCTCCCCATCCGAGTCTTGAGCCCATGCTGAGTCTTGACTCTAGCCTTGTATATGACGCCCCTCCCATTGAGCACTCCCCCTGGACAGAGTCTAGTCTCGACCAACCTTATCAGAAGACCAAGAAGTCACGCTCCTCCAGTAAGAGCAAGTCAAG CAGTCCAGCCACTACTGAAGTGTTGCCACCGTTGGAGGCTTGCTTAGGACACTCTCCCCTGCCACTGCAACTTTCCCATCTCAGGCTGTGCCACTCCCAGTCGAACAGCACCCCCTCTACACCAGAGATGCGTCTGCACCGACAGCTCTCCCTCAG GTTATCCAACACTGAATCTCCATTTGGCCCAGAAAAGGATCGTGGTCGCACCAGATGTCCGAGGAGGCGACTGACGGATTACACAGTGACTTTACCAGAGGCTCCTGCCCCTAGGGTGAACTACAGAAGCCATGCTAGCTCTGAGGATAGTAACTCTGAACAGTCATCTACTTCTTACACAAGCTCCCCATGTCAAGAAATGCCCTGTGATCTGCCCAAACAAAGTCCGTCTGCATTCCAGCACCAGCACTATGGCCCAGTTGGCAGCCTTGGACCACTAGCCTTCCCAAGCACTGGCTTTTACCAGAATACCAGGCACCAGTCCAGCCCCAGCATTCACAAAGGCTACTACAGCGAGGAAGTGGGTTACCCATTTGATGTGGATATGGCACGGAGCTATTATGTCCAGCAGGCTCCCTGTCCTTCCAACAGATACGACTACTGGTATAAAGAGGCTGCTGTGCACCCTCAGAGAGCGCAGAGGCCCTTGCCTCCTGATGTCAGACTCACCCACTCACCCTCCCTATGGGAACATCCACACTACCGCTCTACTGGTCTCCCACGACAAGTGGTCAACGAAGAGCTGAAGTCATGGCACTGGCGTAACCAGTTCAAAGGACCCAGGCCCCGTTCCCTTGACAGACAGGGAGCGGTCAGAGTTAAGAACACACCAGACCGGGGGTCACCACTCTCCCAAAATCAGAAGTACCATGAACAG ATTATCCAAAAACGGGGTCTCCAGAGGGCTGCTGATGACGCTCCGGTTCATTGGGTTGTGGAAGACAACTCTAAGATTGTAAGTCAAGTCTGA
- the inavab gene encoding innate immunity activator b isoform X2, with protein sequence MEGNGEISDTDSGIILHSGSDSPTTHTKDVTTHTRAMKLKHQALQDRLELCMLELKKLCIREAELTGRLSEDYPLFPGEKPPHVRRRIGAAFRLDEQSIPQGAEESELNLVDAELALQTKIFEAARKLCREDHLNKAIKRSRLQQCKREEKKLKELQETAFQLRLEHGRSSPRPAYNIAQQDLGTSDDSSLSDSAVHDEEVASQSSQPSSGLPYPTETDSPQPFPVSSQSSIDVSYMSPSVTSQALALTPSQSPHPSLEPMLSLDSSLVYDAPPIEHSPWTESSLDQPYQKTKKSRSSSKSKSSPATTEVLPPLEACLGHSPLPLQLSHLRLCHSQSNSTPSTPEMRLHRQLSLRLSNTESPFGPEKDRGRTRCPRRRLTDYTVTLPEAPAPRVNYRSHASSEDSNSEQSSTSYTSSPCQEMPCDLPKQSPSAFQHQHYGPVGSLGPLAFPSTGFYQNTRHQSSPSIHKGYYSEEVGYPFDVDMARSYYVQQAPCPSNRYDYWYKEAAVHPQRAQRPLPPDVRLTHSPSLWEHPHYRSTGLPRQVVNEELKSWHWRNQFKGPRPRSLDRQGAVRVKNTPDRGSPLSQNQKYHEQIIQKRGLQRAADDAPVHWVVEDNSKIVSQV encoded by the exons ATGGAAGGCAACGGGGAGATCAGTGACACCGACAGCGGCATTATCCTTCATTCTG GTTCTGACAGTCCCACAACCCATACGAAGGATGTGACCACTCACACGCGGGCCATGAAGCTCAAACACCAGGCGCTCCAAGACCGACTGGAGCTCTGCATGCTGGAGCTGAAGAAACTCTGCATCCGAGAAGCT GAGCTGACAGGCCGGCTGTCAGAAGATTACCCGCTTTTCCCAGGAGAGAAGCCTCCTCACGTTCGAAGACGTATTGGAGCTGCATTCAGACTGGATGAACAAAGTATCCCTCAAGGAGCAGAG GAGTCAGAGCTGAATTTGGTGGATGCCGAGTTAGCGCTTCAGACGAAGATATTTGAGGCGGCGCGCAAACTCTGCCGAGAGGATCACCTGAATAAGGCTATTAAGAGGAGCCGGTTACAGCAATGCAAGCGGGAGGAGAAGAAACTCAAAGAGCTGCAAGAGACGGCCTTTCAGCTTCGACTGGAGCACGGCCGATCCTCGCCACGCCCTGCTTATAATATTGCACAGCAAG atctGGGTACTTCTGATGACAGTTCTCTGTCCGATTCAGCTGTTCACGACGAAG AAGTGGCCAGCCAGTCATCACAACCATCCTCTGGACTTCCTTATCCAACAGAGACAGATTCTCCCCAGCCGTTCCCCGTGTCCTCACAGTCCTCCATAGACGTCTCCTACATGTCTCCATCTGTGACCTCACAGGCCCTGGCACTGACCCCGAGCCAGTCTCCCCATCCGAGTCTTGAGCCCATGCTGAGTCTTGACTCTAGCCTTGTATATGACGCCCCTCCCATTGAGCACTCCCCCTGGACAGAGTCTAGTCTCGACCAACCTTATCAGAAGACCAAGAAGTCACGCTCCTCCAGTAAGAGCAAGTCAAG TCCAGCCACTACTGAAGTGTTGCCACCGTTGGAGGCTTGCTTAGGACACTCTCCCCTGCCACTGCAACTTTCCCATCTCAGGCTGTGCCACTCCCAGTCGAACAGCACCCCCTCTACACCAGAGATGCGTCTGCACCGACAGCTCTCCCTCAG GTTATCCAACACTGAATCTCCATTTGGCCCAGAAAAGGATCGTGGTCGCACCAGATGTCCGAGGAGGCGACTGACGGATTACACAGTGACTTTACCAGAGGCTCCTGCCCCTAGGGTGAACTACAGAAGCCATGCTAGCTCTGAGGATAGTAACTCTGAACAGTCATCTACTTCTTACACAAGCTCCCCATGTCAAGAAATGCCCTGTGATCTGCCCAAACAAAGTCCGTCTGCATTCCAGCACCAGCACTATGGCCCAGTTGGCAGCCTTGGACCACTAGCCTTCCCAAGCACTGGCTTTTACCAGAATACCAGGCACCAGTCCAGCCCCAGCATTCACAAAGGCTACTACAGCGAGGAAGTGGGTTACCCATTTGATGTGGATATGGCACGGAGCTATTATGTCCAGCAGGCTCCCTGTCCTTCCAACAGATACGACTACTGGTATAAAGAGGCTGCTGTGCACCCTCAGAGAGCGCAGAGGCCCTTGCCTCCTGATGTCAGACTCACCCACTCACCCTCCCTATGGGAACATCCACACTACCGCTCTACTGGTCTCCCACGACAAGTGGTCAACGAAGAGCTGAAGTCATGGCACTGGCGTAACCAGTTCAAAGGACCCAGGCCCCGTTCCCTTGACAGACAGGGAGCGGTCAGAGTTAAGAACACACCAGACCGGGGGTCACCACTCTCCCAAAATCAGAAGTACCATGAACAG ATTATCCAAAAACGGGGTCTCCAGAGGGCTGCTGATGACGCTCCGGTTCATTGGGTTGTGGAAGACAACTCTAAGATTGTAAGTCAAGTCTGA